CGGCGCGGCGGGCGACAGCTACCGCTCGCTGCCCTACGCGGCGGTGCGCGCCACGCTGATCGACACGATGGACGGCGACGACGTGATCGAGGCGAGCCTGCCCGACACCACCTCGCTGCGCATCATCTACGGATTGGAGCCCGGCGCGCGTACCGAGGACCGCGACGCGCTGCTCACCGGCGTGGCGCTCCGCGCGCTGCTGGACGGCCAGGCGCCCGCGCCGCTGCCGGTCTCGCTCAGCTCGACCGCGCCGTGGGACACCGATCCGGCCGACGGCGTGGCGCCCGATTCATACTGCCTGCGCAGCGTGATGGCGCACGAGATCGGGCACGTCCTGGGCTTTCAGTCCAACGTCGACCTGCTCTTCGGCGCGACGCTGCTTCCGCTGGACATCTACCGCTTCCGCCAGAGCGACGACGGGGCCGACCTCAACCCGGACACCTACGCCCGGTTCATGACCGCCCCGCGGACGGTGTACTTCGACGCCCCCGGCGCGCCCGACCAGGACGAGGCCATCCTCGACTTCATCGCCGCCGAGATCCCCATGGCCGACGGCGAACCCTGGCAGGGCTCGCACCTGCGAAAGATGGATCCGCCCCTCGGCGCCATGGACCCGGACATCGTCGGGGGCGAGACGGATTACCCCGGCTACCTCACCGCCGCCGACCTGCGGCCGCTGGACGCCCTGGGCTGGACGATCACCCTGGCGTGCCCGGCCGACTGCGACGGCTCTGGCACGCTGGACTTCTTCGACTTCCTGTGCTTCCAGGACGCATTCGACGCCGGCGATCCTTCGGCCGACCTGGACGGCGACGGGGTGCTGACGGTCTTCGACTTCCTCGCGTTCCAGAACGCGTTCGACGCGGGCTGCGGGTGAGCCCGACCGGGCGCGCCTCAGCCGTCGGTCTGCAGGACCGCGTCGGCGGGCGGGTCGAAGTCCGCCTCGTCCAGCGTGTTCACGCGCACGAGCGTGGCTTTGAGGTCGAACACCTCGTCGCCCAGCCAGAAGCCGTCGACCCGGACACGGTGGAACATCTTCAGGCCGTTGCCGCCCTCGACCTCGCGCCAGTCGCTGAAGGCCATGTACAGCGGCTCGGTGGGCAGCCCCTGCGTCAGCCCCACGGGCCGCCCGGTCTGCGCGTCGTAGTGGGAGCGGTGCATCGGGTCATCCGGATCGGGCTCGGCCGTAAACGAGAGCACGGCGGTCTGCTGGCCCTTGAACGCCAGATCGTGCATCCGCTCGAGCGGGGCCGCGCCATCGTCGTGGCTGTTGGTCGGGTTGATGACCGCCAGCGGGAGCGAGGTGAACTCCAGCACCTGGCCGGCCATCTCGTTCCAGCCGTACTCCAGTTCGGGATCCATCACGTAGAGCTCGGCCGGCTCGCCCTCCATCGACCGCCAGTAGCGTTCGCCGTTGACGCCGAACTGCCCCGAGTCCGGGCCGAGCACCATGTCGTAGAACGCCGGCCCCGATCGCGACCACCGGAGGTGGAACTCGATCGGATTGCCATCGCTCTGGCCCTCGAAGCGGACCTCCATCGTCCGGACGCCGTCGATAGCCTCCGCGCCGCCGACGAATGCGACGACCCGCTCGGCCACGGCTCGCGCCTCGGGCTCCATGGTTTCGAGCGCGGCCAGCGTGGGCGAGGGGCCGGCCTGGATCGATTCGTCCGCCTGATCGGGGCCGGTGTCGCAGCCGGTGGCGACCAGGGCCAGTCCCAGGATTATCGCAGCGATGGGTCTTGTGCGCATGGCCGATGCTATCTCGGCGGCGGCCCCCCGCCGCGGGACGCGAGCTTCATATATGGTGGCGCGAGTTTCATATGTGGTGTCGCCGTTCTCACCCCTGAAACCCGCGCCGCCACATGGGAGGACGCCGCCACCACATGTGAGACCCGCGCCACCACCCATGAAGACCGCGCCGCCACATGTCAAACCCGCGCCACCACCCCTGAAGATGTCGTCACCACATATGAAACTCGCGCCACCACATATGAAACTCAGACTTTCTGGGCTTCTTCGCGGATCGTGAACCCCACTGGCGGCATCGTCAGGCCTGTTTTTCCTATCAAGCCCCTATCAGATAGCAGCCGCCATCACGTTCGGCCCCGGTCCGCGCCCGCCGGCCGATAAACTCCGCCCATGCTCGACGCCTTCCTCTCTTCGCTGCCGGCCCTGGACGCGCTCGCACCCCTGCTGTCCCTGCTGGCCGACGACCCCGTCGCCCCCACCCCCACCACCCCCAAGGACGTGGCCTTCTTCAGCGCGGCCGGGCTCATCGCCCTGCTGACGCTGACGACCCTCGAGATCGTGCTGGGCATCGACAACGTGGTGTTCATCGCCATCCTGGCCAACCGCCTGCCCGAAGAACAGCGGGCAAGGGCCCGCACGGTGGGCCTCATCCTGGCGATGGTGATGCGGCTCATTCTCCTGGCGCTCGCGTTCCTGATCATCCAGCTCAACGAGCCCTTCTGGACCATCCCCTGGGTCGAGATCCCCCTCTCGGGCAAGAGCCTAATTTTGCTGGGCGGGGGGCTGTTCCTGATCGCCAAGGCCACCATGGAACTGCACCACATGGTCGAGGAGGGCGGGGCCAACAAGGACGATCCCAGCGCCCGGCCGGGCATCAAGAAGCAGGCGGCGGCGACCTTCGGCAGCGTGCTCGTGCAGGTGCTGCTGCTGGACCTGGTGTTCTCGCTCGACTCGGTCATCACCGCCGTTGGCATGACCAGCAACTACGCCATCATGGCGACGGCCGTCGTCATCGCCATCGGTGTGATGATCGCCTTCGCCGGCCCCATCGCCCGCTTCGTGCAGAAGCACCCGACGATGAAGACCCTGGCGCTGGCCTTCCTGGTGCTGATCGGCGTGCTGCTGGTGGCCGAGGGCGCCGGCCAGCATTTGCCAAGGGGCTACATCTACTTCGCCATGGCCTTCGCGCTGATCGTCGAGGTCATCAACATGAAGGCCGGGCATCGCAAGGCCAGGAAGAACCTGCCCGAGGCAGCGAGCGAAACCGAGATGCCCGCGTGAGACGGCCGCGGGCTACTTCGAGTAGTCGAACACGCCGCGGCCGGTCTTGTTGCCCAATCGCCCGGCCGTCACGAGCTGCTCGAGCTTGGGGCATGGGCGGTAACGCTCGCTGTGCAGGCCGTCGGCCAGCACGTTCATGATGTGGGCGCAGGTGTCCAGGCCGATGAAGTCCGCCAGTCGCAGCGGGCCCATCGGGTGGTTCATGCCCAGCTTCATGATCTCGTCGATGTGCTGCGGCTCGGCCACGCCCTCCATCCAGGCGTAGAAGGCCTCGTTGATCATGGGCATAAGGATTCGGTTCGAAACAAAGCCCGCGCGGTCGTTGGCGGGCACGGCGGTCTTGCCCATCTTTTCGGAGAGTTTCAGTACCGTGTCGGTCACGCCCTGGTCGGTCGCCAGACCGTTGATGACCTCCACCAGCCCCATGACCGGGACCGGATAGAAGAAGTGCATGCCGATGACCTTCTCGGGGCGCTTGGTGGCCGCGGCGATGGCGGTGATGGAGATGCTGCTGGTGTTGGTGGCCAGGATGGCGTCCTTGGCGGTCACCTCGTCGAGCTTGGCGAAGATGTCACGCTTGACTTGCTCGTTCTCGACGACGGCCTCGATGACGATCTGGCGGTCGGCCAGGTCGCCCATGTCGGTCGCGTAGGCGATGCGGCCCAGGGCGGCGTCGGCGTCCTTCTGCTCCATGCGGCCCTTCTCGACGGCCCGCGACAGCAGCTTGGCGTGGGTGGCCTTGCACCGTTCGACCTGGTCGGCCGAGGCGTCGAAGACCTTGACGTCCAGCCCCGCCACGGCGGCGACCTGCGCGATGCCCCCGCCCATCTGACCCGCTCCGACCACGCCAACCTTGTCCACCGCCATGCGTACACTCCTTGGAGAACCCGAACAACGCCGGCCGCGACCGCACCCGGCAAGGACGGCAACACTAGCGGCCGCCCCGCCGGCTGGCACCTGATCGGAGGCTGCCCCGCATGGACCGAATCGCCCAGCTCAGCTCGATGCTCCAGGTCGACCCCGGCGACACCTTCGTGCTCTATTCGCTGGGCCAGGAGCACGCCAAGGCCGGCCGCCACGAAGAGGCCATCGGCTACTACGAGAAGTGCATCGAGGCCGACGCGAGCGAGCACTACGCGTACTTCCACATGGCCCGCTCGCTGGAGGCCCAGGGCGAGGAGGAACGGGCGATCGAGGTGCTGACCCAGGGCTTGGCCCGGGCCACCGCCGACGGCAACCAGAAGGCCGCCGGTGAACTCCAGACGTACCTGGCCCAGCTTGCCTGAGCGCGACCCGGGGGGCATGCCGTGCCCGAGATCAAGACCATCTCGCTGACGCCCACGGGCCCCAACCGCTGGAAGCTGGTCACGCCCGAGCACAAGAACGCCACGCTCGACGACGCGGCCGTGGTCGACGGGCAACTGGTCAGCGGCGACCCGTGGACGCCGGCGGTCCAGGAACGCGTGCGGCGCGTGCTGGCCGAGGCGGGCGCCCGCATCGCCGCCGCCCGCCTGCTGCGGGTGCGGGCTCGATCCAGCAGCGAGCTGCGCGAGCGCCTGCGGAAGCGATTCCCGCGTGAGGCCGCCGACCAGGCCGTCGAGGCGCTGGTGCGCAGCGGCGCCGTCGATGATCAGCGGCTGGCCCGCGATATGGCCGAGCACATGGGCGAACTCCGCCCCCACGCCCGCGAGGCCATCCGCCATCGCCTGGAGCGCGCCCGACTGGACGCCGACCTGCTCGAGACGGCGCTGGATGCCCATGCGCCCAGTTCGGGGGAAGCCGCCCGCGCCGACGAGGCGGCCCGGGCGCAACTGCGCCGGCTCCGGTCGCTGTCGCTGACGCCCGATGCCACGCGGCGGCGCCTGTTCGCAGCGCTGGCCCGGCGCGGCTTCGACGCCGAGACCACCGCCGACGCCGTCGACCGCGTGCTCGGGCCGGCCGAGACCGAGTTCTAAGGCCTGCCCCTGCCGCCCGGGCTGAATAGCATGGGTCATGCCCAGACTTCCCCGAATCGTCGCCGCGTCCGTGACGACCCTCGCGATCGCCGCCGCTTGCGGCTGCGTCGCCCATCGTCCGACGGCAGAGACCTACGGCAAGATCGCCGGCGTCGCGCCGCTGCCGGCGCTCACGCAGGAATCGACCGTGGCGCAATCGCCCGACTCGGCCATCGCCGGCCCCAGGGGCAACGTGCTGGACCGCAGCCAGTGGGCCCCCATCGCGCTTCTGGCGCCCAACGACCTGACCCTGCATCCGCCCCACTACGCCCCCGCCCGGCTGCCGACCACCGGCGATTGGCGTTACGACGGCACGCTTCCCACGCTGCTCAGCGTTCGCCAGTACGGCAGCAGCAATGCCCACCAGCTCAAGAGCCTGGCTTACGAGCCGTTCCTGCAGGCCTGTGACCTGGTCATGATCCCGGTGCGGATGTTCACCCAGACCCCGCCGAACCGCCTGGACGCCTCGCCCGACACCAGCTACATCCGTGCGCCCGAGGCGTGGGACGACCAACTGCCCGCCACGGGCCGGCCCATTGGTCAGACCGGCGGCATGGTCATCTCGCGACCGGCCGAGGCGCGGCAGTTGTGAGCGGCTCGTTCGACGATCAGGGCCTGCCAGCGGGCTATCCGTTCAAGCCCAGTTACGAAATCGCGCCCCGACGCGCCGCCGAGATGATCGCCAACGGCGAAGCGCTGCTGGTCGATGTTCGCCTGAACGAAGAACTGGACGTTGCTTCGCTTCCCGGTGTCGATACACGAGTTCATGCGCCGCTCCACGAATTGAACGAGCACCTGGACGATATCGAAGATGCGGCCGATGGCCGGCCCATCCTCACGCTCTGCCACCACGGCGTGCGGTCGATCAAGGCTGCGCTGGCGCTGCGCAGCTGCGGCTTCGAAAATGCGCTTTCGATTGCCGGCGGCATCGAGAACTGGTCCCTGGCAATCGATCCGTCGGTGCCTCGATACACTCGCGACGGAGCCCACTGCACGCGGGTTGATTGATTGTCTTCCTACGCCGCTTCGCGCGCCGCGCGAGACTGGTTGATGGTCGCGACAAGGCGCTCACGATCGACCGGCTTCTCAAGGTAGGCGTCGCACCCCGCGTCAATGCATCGCTCGCGGTCGCCACGCATGGCGTGAGCCGTCAACGCAACGATGGGCAGATCGCATCCCAGCCTGCGAAGCAACCGCGCCACTGCATATCCATCCATCCTCGGCATCTGCATGTCGGTCACGATGACGTCTACCGGCAGCGGCGTGCGAAGCGACTGTTGGCCGCCCTTGCTCGAGGTAAGCAGTTCGACCCCCTCCACGCCGTCTCGGGCCGTATAGACAGACGCGCCGGCACGGGCAAGGTGGGTCTGGATGAGCCGGAGGTTGTCCGGCCCGTCCTCGATCAGCAGCACACGCACGCCAGCCAGCGGTCCCTGACGTTTGGTTGGATCCGCATCGGCTCGCTTGTGCAGTTCGATTGGCCCCGCCGGGATCGCATGCACGTCGTCCGGCGCCTCGACCCGGATCGAGAGCGTGAACGTGCTGCCCCGGCCCGTTTCACTCTCGACCGAGATGTCGCCATGCAGCATCTCGGCGAGCCGCTTGCTGATGAGCAGGCCCAGGCCCGTGCCACCGAAGCGGCGCGTCATCGAGGCGTCGGCTTGCGTAAAGGCCGAGAAGACACGATCCAACTGTTCCGGCGTCATACCGATGCCGGTATCCTCGACGGCGATGTGCAACACCCCGCCATCGGAAGCTTGCTCGAAACTCATCGAGACACGCACGCGACCTTCCGAGGTGAACTTGAGTGCGTTTCCGACCAGGTTCACGAGGATCTGCCGCAACCGGGTCGGGTCAGTCCGAACGGTTTCGGGAATCGGCGTCATGCAACGCATGCTGAAGTCGATGGCCTTCGATCGGGCATTGACGCTCATGAGTTGTCCCACGCTCCGCAGAATCTGCACCGGACTTGCATCGATGCATTCGACACCCATCCGACCTGACTCGATCTTGGACACGTCGAGGATGTCGTTGAGGATGGTCAGCAGGTGCTCGCCGTTGCGCTTGATCGTATCGAGGTAGGCTGCTCGATCCTGGGCGGGGAGTGACGGATCATCGAGCAATTCGGCGTAGCCAAGGATGGCCGTCATCGGCGTACGGATTTCGTGGCTCATGTTGGCCAGGAACTCCGTCTTGCTGCGATTTGCATCCTCGGCTCGGAGCTTCGCTTCATGTAGCTCGGCTTCGCGCTCAACCTCTGCCGTGACGTCCCGAGCGGTACCGAACAAGCCCGTCACACGGCCTTCTGCATCGCACCTGGCCCGACCTTCGACGGCGACGTATCGAACGCCGTTCGTGGGGTTGTTTCGCTCCAGCGTGAGCGCGTAAGGGGTCCCCTGCTCCTTGGCCCGCTCGATAGCGATTCGCAGTCGCTCGGCGTCTTCGGACCGGTAGCAGCCGATTGCGACCTCGCTCGTCGGCACGACCAATTCAGGATCCAGCTCGAAGAGTTCGAAGAGCTGACGCGACCACGTGACGCCCTCGCTTCGCGCGTCGTAGCTCCAGCTTCCCATTCGGGCGATCGATTGGGCAACTTCGAGCGCTCGATTCGATGACTCCAGCGCGTCCCGCTGGGCACGTTCTTCGGTGACGTCCTGGAAGGCGCCGACGAGCCGTACGACACGCCCATCCTGGTAAACCGGCTCCCCCACGGCTCGAACCCAACGACGAAGTCCCTTTGCCGTCACGAATCGGCACTCCAGGTCCCAGGACTCGCCATGCTCCATGCCTCGCTGGACGGCATCGATGATCTCCGAACGGGAGGGCTCTTCGTAGAAGTCAACGGCGCGCTCCAGCGTGGGCACATACGTGCCAGGCACCTCGTGGATGGCGCAGACCTGATCCGACCAGTACAGACGCTCGGTCGCGACGTCGTACTCCCAGCCTCCGATCGCAGTGATCCGGACCGTGTTGGCCAGCACCATCTCCCGGCGTGCCAGTTCGTTCTGCGCCTCGACCTGATCGTGCACGTCCATCTGGATACCAACGAGCCGGTGCACCTGCTGGCGTCCCATCGCGTGCGTTGCCTTGCCGAACATCCGCACCCAACGCCAGGCGCCGTCGCGATGGCGGACGCGGAATTGGGTATCCACGTGCGGCGACGCACCGTTCGAGTGACGCTCGATGGCGGTTTCCAGGGACACGATGTCGATCGGATGCACCCGGGTGAGCAGGGTCGTCGCGTCATCGAGGAGGTCACCGGCCCGCTCACCCATCATCGCACACCAACGCTCGTCGAAACTGAAACGCCCCGTATCCAGGTCCCACATCCACAGGCCCATGCGGCCGGCTTGGAGGGCAAGGTCCATCTTCTCGTTCGCCTCACGAAGCCGCAACTGAGCCGATTCCTGATCGGTCACGTCCGCATGCGTGCCCACCATGCGCAGCGGTTTGCCCCGGGCATCGAACTCCACGACACGCCCGCTGGCGCGGATCCACCGCCATCCCCCGCCGTACTGACGCATCCGGAACACCACGTCTTCGAACGGCCCGTGTCCCCGCAGGTGCATCGACAGCCTACGAAGCGTTGGGACGACGTCTTCGCGATGCACCCGGCTGGACCAGCGAGTAACGTGTTCAGCGTCACCCGCCGGTTCGATGAAATCGCGGGTCCACTGATCGTCTAGCGAGAGCGCCCCACTCTGGACGTCCCATTCCCAGGTGCCCAGTCGACCAACACTCAGGGCCAGTTCTGTTCGCTCGGCCTGCTCGAGCAGCAACCGCTCCATGCGATGATGCTCGGTCAGATCGCGGGCAGCGGCGTAGACGCGATCGCCCCGCCGACTCGCACGCCATTCGAGCGTCCGCCACGGCTCTTCTCCGACTCGGCAGCGATTCGCGAACACCGTAGCACTGCCATCGTCCTCCAGAGATTCCAGGCATCGCCGCGTCCGGTCGACATCGGCGGGATGAACCAGGTCGAGCAGTGATCGGTTGAGCATCGATTCGATGTTGACTCCCAGGATCCGGGCCCACGCATCATTCATCTTGGTGATCGTGCCATTCGCGTCGGTGATGCACAGGAGTTCGGCCGAACTCTCGAAGAAGCCGGCCAGTTCGGCCAGCACGCACTCGTGCTCCAGTTGCGAGAGCTTCCGCTCGGAAATATCTGTTTCGACGGCGACGAACCCGACTAGGTTGCCCCGATCATCGTGCCGCGGCTGCATGTCGACGAACACCCAGTAGTCGCGACCGTCCTTGGTTCGATTGAGCAACTCGCCCTGGAACGCCCGACCACTCGACAGCCGCTCGAACATCGCCTGGATCGTCCGCGGGTCGGTCTTCTCGCTGAAGAGCACATGGCCCGGCACGCGACCGGCCATGTCCTCGAGCGTGTACCCGGTGATTCGCGTGAATCCGCTGTTGACCCAGAGCGTCCGCCGCTGCGCGTCGGTGATGATGATGGCGTTGGGCGTTCGCTGGGCCAGGCCGTACAGCAGCTCGGGCATGTCCGCCGGCGCGTTGATCGCCGCGGGTCGCCGCCGGCGCAGCGCCCAAGGCCCAGCGCACGCTGCGCCGGCCGCCGCCGAAGCGAGGCCACTCCAGAGCGATCCCGCTGCCCAGCCCGCGGCCGCCGTGCCGCAAAGGGCAACCAGCAGCCATGCGGCGCCCCACGGTGCGCGAACACCAGACCGGCGGGCTTCAGATGGAAACGGCTGCAAACGCACGAGCACGACTCCACGGCGGCCAAACAATTCCTGGGCCCGATAACACGAGCCGTCATCACCCTGCCTACTCGCAGAATCGGACGAATCGTCTCCGGCCTGAAGCGGACCTTTCCCCCGCCCAAGCGATGCTGCCGGGCGGCCTGGCAGCCGCGGGACGGGCCCATGGCGGCCCCTATCATGCCCGGATGCCTCGTCAGCTCATGCGCTTCTACCAGCGCAGCCGGCTCCTGAACATCAACCTCAATCTCGTGCTGGCGGGGCTGATCGCCATTGCGCTGGCCAAGTTTCCCATCATGCTCATCTCCGACTGGCTGGGAAAGGACCAGAAGCTCCTCATTACCCTCATCGCCTACGGCCTGGACACCGTCCTGGACGTGGCGGCCTACTTCGGCCTGCACTGGGTCGCCAACCACTGGAAGCCCTCCGCCGTCCACGGCAAGGGCCCCAAGCCCGAGCGGCCCGCCCACCGCAAGAACTTCCTGATGGACGCCGGCCGAGTGCAGGCCGAACGCATGATCCTGGTGCCGGTCTTTGCCGCCGTCTCCATGGGCATGATGTACGGCCTTCAGCGGTTTGGCGGCGTCTCGGCCTCGTGGGCATTCGTCTACAGCTTCGTGACGGCCATCCTGGTCACCCGTACGCTGCACACCATCAGCGGCATCTGGACGGGCACGTTCAAGGGCGACCACCACTTCGCCGAGGCAACCGCTCCGCCCGACCCCGCCGCGCCAAAACCCATGAAGAAGTCGGCCGAACGAGAGCGTGAGGCCGTCTAGGGCAGCCAAGGCCTACAACCCCCACCATGTGCGGCATCGCCGGCGTATTGCGAATCCATGAACCGGGGCACGAGCCACCCCACCCCCTCGAGGCCATCCCCGAGGCGTGGCTCGACGTGCTCGACGAGGGCATTAAGCACCGCGGCCCCGACGGCCAGGGCCGCTTCCGCGATCGCGCCATCCGCCCCGATGGCAGCGTCGTCGACGTCGCGTTCGTCCACCGCCGCCTGAGCATCCTCGACCACGAGGGCGGCCACCAGCCCATGGTCCACGACGGCGAGCGCCTCCGCCCCGACCTGACCTACCAGCCCGGTGAAGAACCCAAGCTGGCCCACGAGCTATGCCCCGACAAGCCGCTGGTCGCCGTCGTCTTCAATGGCTGCATCTACAACCAGCACGAGCTGCGGACGGAGCTGACGCAGCAGGGGGCGTGGTTCGAGACGGACCACTCGGATACGGAGGTGCTGGTGCATGGGTGGCGGAGGTGGGGCTTGCTCACACAAGATCGCGTCGATGGCATGTACGCACTTCTAGCGTGGGACCGCACTACCGGCCAGCTGGCCGCCGCCCGAGACCTGGCGGGTGAAAAGCCACTTTTTTCTGCACGCGCCCCCCGCGATCGCATTGTGCTATACGCGTCATCGGCCCCGCCAATCGAACGCTGGACGGCTCAAGACGACTCGGAAAACACCCAACCCATCCGCTTCCTCCTTGCTTGGGTGCCATTCGGCTTTCACTATCTCAACCCCACCTCGACACGTAAGACATTCGAAGGGGTGTGGCGGCTTCACGGTGACGGCCCATCAAAAGGCGCCGAATCACGGGGGTCGCGCAGCCCGGACGACCAACGTGACCGCCGCTGGAGCCGCCCCGTTCGCGGCGGGCTCGGGTACGCATTCTCACATCATGTCGCGGTACAGGAGATGCTCGAACGATCGGTTTCCGAACGCCTGGAAGCGGACGTCCCGCTCGGTGTGTTCCTCTCAGGGGGGATCGACTCTG
This portion of the Phycisphaerales bacterium genome encodes:
- a CDS encoding NF038122 family metalloprotease, whose protein sequence is MHHPSIAPTLALAGSLVLASAGFADPDPTPTTPLIEVFKPICAGARPPQATIDAIGARHAAGMQGADRTIIVPTTDAGLRLRFEVAGPAPAGTTEALAAIADLYAGIVADDVELTIEILFEPLGTIHGLPILGAAGDSYRSLPYAAVRATLIDTMDGDDVIEASLPDTTSLRIIYGLEPGARTEDRDALLTGVALRALLDGQAPAPLPVSLSSTAPWDTDPADGVAPDSYCLRSVMAHEIGHVLGFQSNVDLLFGATLLPLDIYRFRQSDDGADLNPDTYARFMTAPRTVYFDAPGAPDQDEAILDFIAAEIPMADGEPWQGSHLRKMDPPLGAMDPDIVGGETDYPGYLTAADLRPLDALGWTITLACPADCDGSGTLDFFDFLCFQDAFDAGDPSADLDGDGVLTVFDFLAFQNAFDAGCG
- a CDS encoding RecX family transcriptional regulator produces the protein MPEIKTISLTPTGPNRWKLVTPEHKNATLDDAAVVDGQLVSGDPWTPAVQERVRRVLAEAGARIAAARLLRVRARSSSELRERLRKRFPREAADQAVEALVRSGAVDDQRLARDMAEHMGELRPHAREAIRHRLERARLDADLLETALDAHAPSSGEAARADEAARAQLRRLRSLSLTPDATRRRLFAALARRGFDAETTADAVDRVLGPAETEF
- a CDS encoding 3-hydroxybutyryl-CoA dehydrogenase; amino-acid sequence: MAVDKVGVVGAGQMGGGIAQVAAVAGLDVKVFDASADQVERCKATHAKLLSRAVEKGRMEQKDADAALGRIAYATDMGDLADRQIVIEAVVENEQVKRDIFAKLDEVTAKDAILATNTSSISITAIAAATKRPEKVIGMHFFYPVPVMGLVEVINGLATDQGVTDTVLKLSEKMGKTAVPANDRAGFVSNRILMPMINEAFYAWMEGVAEPQHIDEIMKLGMNHPMGPLRLADFIGLDTCAHIMNVLADGLHSERYRPCPKLEQLVTAGRLGNKTGRGVFDYSK
- a CDS encoding tetratricopeptide repeat protein — encoded protein: MDRIAQLSSMLQVDPGDTFVLYSLGQEHAKAGRHEEAIGYYEKCIEADASEHYAYFHMARSLEAQGEEERAIEVLTQGLARATADGNQKAAGELQTYLAQLA
- a CDS encoding TerC family protein, coding for MLDAFLSSLPALDALAPLLSLLADDPVAPTPTTPKDVAFFSAAGLIALLTLTTLEIVLGIDNVVFIAILANRLPEEQRARARTVGLILAMVMRLILLALAFLIIQLNEPFWTIPWVEIPLSGKSLILLGGGLFLIAKATMELHHMVEEGGANKDDPSARPGIKKQAAATFGSVLVQVLLLDLVFSLDSVITAVGMTSNYAIMATAVVIAIGVMIAFAGPIARFVQKHPTMKTLALAFLVLIGVLLVAEGAGQHLPRGYIYFAMAFALIVEVINMKAGHRKARKNLPEAASETEMPA
- a CDS encoding rhodanese-like domain-containing protein, giving the protein MSGSFDDQGLPAGYPFKPSYEIAPRRAAEMIANGEALLVDVRLNEELDVASLPGVDTRVHAPLHELNEHLDDIEDAADGRPILTLCHHGVRSIKAALALRSCGFENALSIAGGIENWSLAIDPSVPRYTRDGAHCTRVD
- a CDS encoding PAS domain-containing protein, with amino-acid sequence MPELLYGLAQRTPNAIIITDAQRRTLWVNSGFTRITGYTLEDMAGRVPGHVLFSEKTDPRTIQAMFERLSSGRAFQGELLNRTKDGRDYWVFVDMQPRHDDRGNLVGFVAVETDISERKLSQLEHECVLAELAGFFESSAELLCITDANGTITKMNDAWARILGVNIESMLNRSLLDLVHPADVDRTRRCLESLEDDGSATVFANRCRVGEEPWRTLEWRASRRGDRVYAAARDLTEHHRMERLLLEQAERTELALSVGRLGTWEWDVQSGALSLDDQWTRDFIEPAGDAEHVTRWSSRVHREDVVPTLRRLSMHLRGHGPFEDVVFRMRQYGGGWRWIRASGRVVEFDARGKPLRMVGTHADVTDQESAQLRLREANEKMDLALQAGRMGLWMWDLDTGRFSFDERWCAMMGERAGDLLDDATTLLTRVHPIDIVSLETAIERHSNGASPHVDTQFRVRHRDGAWRWVRMFGKATHAMGRQQVHRLVGIQMDVHDQVEAQNELARREMVLANTVRITAIGGWEYDVATERLYWSDQVCAIHEVPGTYVPTLERAVDFYEEPSRSEIIDAVQRGMEHGESWDLECRFVTAKGLRRWVRAVGEPVYQDGRVVRLVGAFQDVTEERAQRDALESSNRALEVAQSIARMGSWSYDARSEGVTWSRQLFELFELDPELVVPTSEVAIGCYRSEDAERLRIAIERAKEQGTPYALTLERNNPTNGVRYVAVEGRARCDAEGRVTGLFGTARDVTAEVEREAELHEAKLRAEDANRSKTEFLANMSHEIRTPMTAILGYAELLDDPSLPAQDRAAYLDTIKRNGEHLLTILNDILDVSKIESGRMGVECIDASPVQILRSVGQLMSVNARSKAIDFSMRCMTPIPETVRTDPTRLRQILVNLVGNALKFTSEGRVRVSMSFEQASDGGVLHIAVEDTGIGMTPEQLDRVFSAFTQADASMTRRFGGTGLGLLISKRLAEMLHGDISVESETGRGSTFTLSIRVEAPDDVHAIPAGPIELHKRADADPTKRQGPLAGVRVLLIEDGPDNLRLIQTHLARAGASVYTARDGVEGVELLTSSKGGQQSLRTPLPVDVIVTDMQMPRMDGYAVARLLRRLGCDLPIVALTAHAMRGDRERCIDAGCDAYLEKPVDRERLVATINQSRAAREAA